A window of Silurus meridionalis isolate SWU-2019-XX chromosome 4, ASM1480568v1, whole genome shotgun sequence contains these coding sequences:
- the LOC124384589 gene encoding serine/threonine-protein kinase pim-1-like: MLPWIRDLFSLLDSDICWMRYFGQEENKTENKAPSAGMFHKKFLYINQHTGCWNIKDRAHDQPKSSFRGKRKSDNLPNEYEPHQKRQKKQIIEEKTDVSNKTKLVLYINQHTGSWNIKKRAHDQPKSSFRGKRKPDNLHNENEPHQKRQKKQIIEEKTDVSNTNKLPPKHLGIAHLLEVYETRELLGKGGFGSVYAGVRKADGLPVAIKYISKRKAPEKLEIPGHGFLPTEVALMSIVNKEPYCLNILRILEWYEQPKCYYIVLERPEPCENLHQFCSRYGSCLPETVARLVMVQLIDALKHCKSRGILHRDVKPENIMVQTNTLKVKLIDFGCGDLIKDKYKEFTGTPSYAPPEWFKKKKYLAEPATVWSVGVTLYRLVCGSLPFNTRKDVKHGHVRFSRRHSEECMHLIRWCLCTKPAGRPSLEQIEHHPWFHFRGSALQTTG; the protein is encoded by the exons ATGTTGCCATGGATACGCGACCTCTTTTCACTGCTGGACAGCGATATCTGCTGGATGCGTTATTTTGggcaagaagaaaataaaaccgAGAATAAAGCGCCATCTGCTGGAATGTTTCACAAAAAAT ttttatacatCAACCAGCACACTGGATGCTGGAACATAAAGGACAGGGCACATGATCAGCCCAAGTCATCATTCAGGGGCAAAAGGAAATCTGATAACCTGCCCAATGAATATGAGCCTCAtcaaaagagacagaaaaaacagataATAGAAGAGAAAACGGACGTCTCCAACAAAACTAaactag ttttatacatCAACCAGCACACTGGAAGCTGGAACATAAAGAAGAGGGCACATGATCAGCCCAAGTCATCATTCAGGGGCAAAAGGAAACCTGATAACCTGCACAATGAAAATGAGCCTCatcagaagagacagaaaaaacagataATAGAAGAGAAAACTGACGTCTCCAACACAAATAAACTACCTCCTAAACATTTAGGCATTG CACATTTGTTGGAGGTTTATGAGACGAGAGAACTGCTGGGCAAAGGAGGATTTGGCTCTGTGTATGCTGGTGTACGTAAAGCAGATGGATTGCCA gttGCAATCAAGTACATCTCCAAACGTAAAGCACCTGAAAAACTGGAAATC CCTGGACATGGTTTCCTGCCCACTGAGGTAGCTTTGATGTCCATCGTCAATAAAGAACCATACTGTTTAAACATCCTGCGGATTCTGGAGTGGTATGAACAGCCAAAGTGCTACTACATAGTTCTGGAACGACCCGAACCATGTGAAAACCTCCACCAGTTCTGCAGTAGGTATGGCAGCTGCTTGCCTGAGACTGTGGCTCGTTTAGTGATGGTTCAGCTGATAGATGCGCTGAAGCATTGCAAGAGCCGGGGAATTCTGCATCGTGACGTCAAGCCAGAAAACATCATGGTTCAGACAAACACTCTTAAGGTTAAGCTGATTGACTTTGGGTGCGGAGACTTGATCAAGGACAAGTACAAAGAATTTACAG GCACACCCAGCTACGCTCCTCCTGagtggtttaaaaagaaaaagtatttggCAGAACCAGCGACTGTCTGGTCTGTGGGTGTGACACTGTACAGACTGGTGTGTGGCTCTCTGCCTTTCAACACCAGGAAGGACGTGAAACATGGTCATGTGCGTTTCTCCAGAAGGCATTCTGAAG AATGCATGCATCTGATCCGTTGGTGTTTGTGCACCAAACCAGCAGGCCGTCCGAGCCTGGAGCAGATAGAGCATCACCCATGGTTTCACTTTAGAG GATCTGCACTACAAACTACTGGATAG